A genomic region of Micromonospora sp. NBRC 110009 contains the following coding sequences:
- a CDS encoding NADP-dependent oxidoreductase, with translation MKAIAIDAYGSADLLTLRDLPTPPVGPDTVLVRVRAAGVNPVDWKVREGHLAAALPTHFPLVPGWDAAGVVEAVGPAVTGFAVGDEVVGYVRRDDVQYGTYAELVPAPERCLADKPVQASWPEAGGLPLAGLTAYQALQLARTGAGDTVLVHGASGGVGHLAVQLARARGAGKVIGTASEANHDFVRSLGAEPVSYGDGLLDRIRAVAPDGVDVALDLFGGNALDVSAELLARPARLISTADPEHVTRLGGSYLFVKPSTADLAVLAGLVDAGRLTVHVARTFPLAEAAEAQRLVAAGHVRGKVVLEV, from the coding sequence GTGAAGGCGATCGCGATCGACGCGTACGGCTCGGCCGACCTGCTCACCCTGCGCGACCTGCCCACCCCGCCCGTCGGGCCGGACACCGTCCTGGTGCGGGTCCGGGCCGCCGGGGTGAACCCGGTCGACTGGAAGGTGCGCGAGGGTCACCTCGCCGCCGCCCTGCCGACCCACTTCCCGCTGGTGCCCGGGTGGGACGCGGCCGGGGTGGTCGAGGCGGTCGGGCCGGCGGTGACCGGCTTCGCGGTGGGCGACGAGGTGGTCGGGTACGTCCGGCGCGACGACGTCCAGTACGGCACGTACGCGGAGCTGGTGCCGGCCCCGGAGCGCTGCCTCGCCGACAAGCCGGTCCAGGCGTCCTGGCCGGAGGCGGGTGGTCTGCCGCTGGCCGGGCTGACCGCGTACCAGGCCCTGCAGCTGGCCCGGACCGGCGCGGGCGACACCGTCCTGGTGCACGGCGCCTCCGGCGGGGTGGGGCACCTGGCGGTGCAGTTGGCCCGGGCGCGCGGCGCCGGCAAGGTGATCGGCACCGCGAGCGAGGCCAACCACGACTTCGTCCGGTCACTGGGCGCCGAGCCGGTCAGCTACGGTGACGGCCTGCTGGACCGGATCCGCGCGGTCGCGCCCGACGGGGTGGACGTGGCGCTGGACCTGTTCGGCGGTAACGCGCTGGACGTCTCCGCCGAGCTGCTGGCCCGGCCGGCCCGGCTGATATCCACCGCCGACCCGGAGCACGTGACCCGGCTCGGCGGCAGCTACCTCTTCGTCAAGCCGTCCACCGCCGACCTGGCCGTGCTGGCCGGGCTGGTCGACGCCGGTCGGCTGACCGTGCACGTGGCCCGGACGTTCCCGCTGGCCGAGGCGGCCGAGGCGCAGCGCCTGGTGGCGGCGGGGCACGTCCGGGGCAAGGTGGTGCTGGAGGTCTGA
- a CDS encoding copper resistance CopC family protein, producing the protein MGGRVTRVARTWLVVLGVAFGVSVLPAAPAAAHNSLTGSDPKDGARVATAPKRIELRFLATPAPATTKITVTGPGAASASGGAPSFAGNRVSVPFSPGPAGVYTVAYQVGSTDGHPVKGTIRFTLTTGAPAASPSPSAAPSTAAPTTPVAAPSTPGSQVPAASRADDDGGTGWRWALGAVVVLVALAGGLLLRRRAARR; encoded by the coding sequence ATGGGGGGCAGAGTAACCCGCGTGGCGCGGACCTGGTTGGTGGTTCTCGGGGTGGCCTTCGGCGTGTCGGTGCTGCCGGCCGCTCCGGCCGCCGCGCACAACTCGCTGACCGGCAGCGATCCGAAGGACGGCGCCCGGGTGGCGACCGCGCCGAAGCGGATCGAGCTGCGCTTCCTGGCCACGCCCGCCCCGGCCACGACGAAGATCACAGTCACCGGGCCGGGTGCCGCGTCCGCCTCGGGCGGCGCGCCGAGCTTCGCCGGCAACCGGGTGAGCGTGCCGTTCAGCCCGGGCCCGGCCGGCGTCTACACGGTCGCCTACCAGGTCGGCTCGACCGACGGCCATCCGGTCAAGGGGACGATCCGGTTCACCCTGACCACCGGCGCGCCCGCCGCCTCCCCGTCGCCCAGCGCGGCGCCGAGCACCGCCGCGCCCACCACCCCGGTGGCCGCGCCCAGCACCCCGGGGAGCCAGGTGCCCGCGGCGTCCCGCGCGGACGACGACGGGGGTACCGGCTGGCGCTGGGCGCTCGGTGCGGTCGTGGTGCTCGTCGCGCTGGCCGGCGGGCTGCTGCTGCGCCGGCGAGCCGCCCGGCGCTGA
- the gltX gene encoding glutamate--tRNA ligase: MFHVGGARSALQNWIYAKQQGGVFVLRIEDTDAARNKPEWTEGILSALDWIGIARGSYEGPYFQSSYAGEHRAAAQRLYEGGRAYYCDCTREDVQARTGSQYQGYDGFCRDRGLGPGEGRALRFRTPDEGETVVVDLIRGEPTFENKLIEDFVIARGDGSPVFLLANVVDDMTMGITHVIRAEEHLPNTPKQQLLWDALGVKPPVWAHVPVVVNEKRQKLSKRRDKVALEAYRDEGYLAAAMRNYLMLLGWAPANDREIVPWSVIEEEFRLEEVNPSPAFFDEKKLRAFNGEYIRALPIEDFVTECQPWLTGTETIAPPPWQPEEFDADAFAAVAPLAQTRIAVLSEIVPNVDFLFLADPLIDEAAWAKAMKEGAAELLDAAIAAFEALESWDAESLKSTLEAVGAERGLKLGKAQAPVRVAVTGRTVGLPLFESLEVLGRERTLTRLRAARVRLV, from the coding sequence ATGTTCCACGTCGGCGGCGCCCGCTCGGCCCTGCAGAACTGGATCTACGCCAAGCAGCAGGGCGGGGTGTTCGTGCTCCGCATCGAGGACACCGACGCGGCCCGCAACAAGCCCGAGTGGACCGAGGGCATCCTGTCCGCGCTCGACTGGATCGGCATCGCCCGGGGCAGCTACGAGGGCCCGTACTTCCAGTCGTCGTACGCCGGTGAGCACCGGGCCGCCGCGCAGCGGCTCTACGAGGGCGGCCGGGCCTACTACTGCGACTGCACCCGGGAGGACGTGCAGGCGCGGACCGGCTCGCAGTACCAGGGCTACGACGGCTTCTGCCGGGACCGGGGCCTCGGCCCCGGCGAGGGGCGGGCGCTGCGCTTCCGCACGCCGGACGAGGGCGAGACCGTGGTGGTCGACCTGATCCGTGGCGAGCCGACCTTCGAGAACAAGCTGATCGAGGACTTCGTCATCGCCCGCGGCGACGGCTCCCCGGTCTTCCTTCTCGCCAACGTGGTCGACGACATGACCATGGGGATCACCCACGTCATCCGGGCCGAGGAGCATCTGCCCAACACCCCGAAGCAGCAGCTGCTCTGGGACGCCCTCGGGGTCAAGCCGCCGGTCTGGGCACACGTGCCCGTGGTGGTGAACGAGAAGCGGCAGAAGCTGTCCAAGCGGCGGGACAAGGTCGCCCTGGAGGCGTACCGGGACGAGGGCTATCTCGCCGCCGCGATGCGCAACTACCTGATGCTGCTCGGCTGGGCCCCCGCCAACGACCGGGAGATCGTGCCCTGGTCGGTGATCGAGGAGGAGTTCCGGCTGGAGGAGGTGAACCCCTCCCCCGCGTTCTTCGACGAGAAGAAGCTGCGCGCGTTCAACGGCGAGTACATCCGGGCGCTGCCGATCGAGGACTTCGTCACGGAGTGCCAGCCGTGGCTGACCGGCACCGAGACCATCGCGCCGCCGCCGTGGCAGCCGGAGGAGTTCGACGCCGACGCGTTCGCCGCGGTGGCCCCGCTGGCGCAGACCCGGATCGCGGTGCTCAGCGAGATCGTGCCGAACGTCGACTTCCTCTTCCTGGCCGACCCGCTGATCGACGAGGCGGCCTGGGCGAAGGCGATGAAGGAGGGCGCGGCCGAACTGCTGGACGCGGCGATCGCCGCCTTCGAGGCGCTGGAGTCCTGGGACGCCGAGTCGCTGAAGTCCACCCTGGAGGCGGTGGGCGCCGAGCGCGGGCTGAAGCTGGGCAAGGCCCAGGCGCCGGTCCGGGTCGCGGTCACCGGGCGCACGGTCGGGCTGCCGCTCTTCGAGTCCCTCGAGGTGCTCGGCCGCGAGCGCACCCTGACCCGGCTACGCGCCGCCCGGGTACGCCTGGTCTGA
- a CDS encoding MFS transporter: MTTVNPTPASLPAALAEPTVPVRRSWIALIFAANLGVWMAFFTPIQVLLPQQVERIAPGDKEAMLAVVTGLGALAAVLANPLAGALSDRTVLRLANRHFGRRHVWTASGAVLGALALVLLARQDTIAGVAVGWVAAQVCFNAMLASLTAAIPDRVPVAQRGGVSGWVGIPQALGLVVGAVLVTAVVSGNAAGYAAIALAVLLLSLPFALLTEDDPLPREHRSALRLRGLLASMWISPRRHPDFAWAWFTRFLVQTGNALGTLYLLYFLTDGVRVADPEGALLVLILLYTVGMMLTAVVAGRLSDRSGRRKVFVIASGLIMAVAALLLAVAPTWPMAVAAALLLGAGYGVYLAVDAALITQVLPAATDRAKDLGVINIANSAPQVLGPALSAPIVVHLGGYPTLYAVTAAVTLLGSALVLKIRSVP, translated from the coding sequence ATGACCACGGTGAACCCGACGCCGGCCTCGCTGCCGGCGGCGCTCGCCGAACCGACCGTGCCGGTCCGGCGGAGCTGGATCGCGCTGATCTTCGCGGCCAACCTGGGCGTCTGGATGGCCTTCTTCACCCCCATCCAGGTGCTGCTACCGCAGCAGGTCGAACGGATCGCACCGGGCGACAAGGAGGCCATGCTCGCGGTCGTCACCGGCCTCGGCGCGCTCGCCGCGGTCCTCGCCAACCCGCTCGCCGGCGCGCTCTCCGACCGGACCGTGCTGCGGCTGGCCAACCGGCACTTCGGCCGGCGGCACGTCTGGACCGCCTCCGGCGCGGTGCTCGGCGCCCTCGCCCTGGTGCTGCTGGCCCGGCAGGACACCATCGCCGGGGTGGCGGTCGGCTGGGTCGCCGCCCAGGTCTGCTTCAACGCGATGCTGGCCAGCCTCACCGCCGCCATCCCGGACCGGGTGCCGGTGGCCCAGCGCGGCGGCGTCTCCGGCTGGGTGGGCATCCCACAGGCGCTCGGCCTGGTGGTCGGGGCGGTGCTGGTCACCGCGGTGGTCAGCGGCAACGCCGCCGGGTACGCGGCCATCGCGCTCGCGGTGCTGCTGCTGTCGCTGCCGTTCGCGCTGCTCACCGAGGACGACCCGCTGCCCCGGGAGCACCGGTCGGCGCTGCGGCTGCGCGGGCTGCTGGCGTCGATGTGGATCAGCCCGCGCCGGCACCCCGACTTCGCCTGGGCCTGGTTCACCCGGTTCCTGGTGCAGACCGGCAACGCCCTGGGCACGCTCTACCTGCTCTACTTCCTCACCGACGGGGTGCGCGTGGCCGACCCGGAGGGCGCGCTGCTGGTGCTGATCCTGCTCTACACGGTCGGCATGATGCTGACCGCCGTGGTGGCCGGGCGGCTCTCCGACCGGTCCGGGCGGCGCAAGGTCTTCGTGATCGCCTCCGGGCTGATCATGGCGGTGGCGGCGCTGCTGCTCGCCGTGGCGCCGACCTGGCCGATGGCGGTGGCCGCCGCGCTGCTGCTCGGCGCCGGCTACGGGGTCTACCTGGCGGTGGACGCGGCGCTGATCACCCAGGTGCTGCCGGCCGCCACCGACCGCGCCAAGGACCTCGGCGTGATCAACATCGCCAACTCCGCCCCGCAGGTGCTCGGCCCGGCGCTCTCCGCCCCGATCGTGGTCCACCTGGGCGGCTACCCCACCCTGTACGCGGTCACCGCGGCGGTCACCCTGCTCGGCAGCGCCCTGGTCCTCAAGATCCGTTCGGTCCCCTGA
- a CDS encoding GH1 family beta-glucosidase — protein sequence MTTAPMPGFPAGFRWGVSTSAYQIEGAATADGRGPSIWDTFAHSPGRVVDGSTGDEACDHYHRYAEDVALLAGLGVSAYRFSIAWPRVQPTGTGAANAAGLDFYDRLVDSLLGHGVDPVATLFHWDLPQALEDAGGWLNRDTAGRFAEYADLVAARLGDRVKLWITLNEPFIHMSLGHGMGVHAPGRMLLFDAFPVAHHQLLGHGLAVSALRARSTSPVAIANNYSPVRLAGDTDADRSAGAAYDALHNRLFTDPLLGRGYPAEPGFDPAVVRDGDLDMIAAPIDVLGVNYYNPTGIRAAEADSPLPFEIVPLAGYPRTAFDWPVAPDGLRELLLQLRDRYGDALPPIQITESGCAYDDVPDAEGRVPDPDRIAYLDGHLRAVREAMAAGVPVTGYFVWSLLDNWEWAEGFTKRFGLVHVDYATQRRTPKSSYAWFRDQVIRR from the coding sequence ATGACGACCGCGCCAATGCCCGGCTTCCCGGCCGGCTTCCGGTGGGGGGTGTCCACGTCCGCGTACCAGATCGAGGGGGCGGCCACCGCCGACGGCCGGGGGCCGTCCATCTGGGACACCTTCGCCCACTCCCCCGGCCGCGTCGTCGACGGCAGCACCGGCGACGAGGCGTGCGACCACTACCACCGGTACGCCGAGGACGTCGCGCTGCTGGCCGGGCTCGGGGTGTCCGCCTACCGGTTCTCGATCGCCTGGCCCCGGGTGCAGCCCACCGGCACCGGGGCGGCGAACGCGGCCGGGCTGGACTTCTACGACCGGCTCGTGGACAGCCTGCTCGGGCACGGGGTCGACCCGGTCGCCACGCTCTTCCACTGGGACCTGCCGCAGGCGCTGGAGGACGCCGGCGGCTGGCTCAACCGGGACACCGCCGGCCGCTTCGCCGAGTACGCCGACCTGGTCGCCGCCCGCCTCGGCGACCGGGTGAAGCTCTGGATCACCCTCAACGAGCCGTTCATCCACATGAGCCTCGGCCACGGCATGGGCGTGCACGCCCCCGGCCGGATGCTGCTCTTCGACGCCTTCCCGGTGGCCCACCACCAGCTCCTCGGGCACGGTCTCGCGGTCTCCGCGCTGCGCGCCCGGAGCACCAGCCCGGTCGCCATCGCGAACAACTACTCCCCGGTGCGGCTGGCCGGAGACACGGACGCCGACCGGTCCGCCGGGGCGGCGTACGACGCGCTGCACAACCGGCTCTTCACCGACCCGCTGCTCGGGCGCGGGTACCCGGCGGAGCCGGGCTTCGACCCGGCCGTGGTCCGGGACGGCGACCTCGACATGATCGCCGCCCCGATCGACGTGCTCGGGGTGAACTACTACAACCCGACCGGCATCCGGGCCGCCGAGGCGGACTCGCCGCTGCCGTTCGAGATCGTGCCGCTGGCCGGCTACCCCCGCACCGCCTTCGACTGGCCGGTGGCCCCGGACGGGCTGCGCGAGCTGCTCCTCCAACTGCGCGACCGGTACGGCGACGCGCTGCCGCCGATCCAGATCACCGAGAGCGGCTGCGCGTACGACGACGTGCCGGACGCCGAGGGCCGGGTGCCCGACCCGGACCGGATCGCGTACCTGGACGGGCACCTGCGGGCGGTGCGCGAGGCGATGGCCGCCGGGGTGCCGGTGACCGGGTACTTCGTCTGGTCGCTGCTGGACAACTGGGAGTGGGCCGAGGGCTTCACCAAGCGGTTCGGCCTGGTGCACGTCGACTACGCCACCCAGCGGCGTACCCCCAAGTCGTCGTACGCCTGGTTCCGCGACCAGGTGATCCGGCGATGA
- a CDS encoding SRPBCC family protein — MILVERSAHVMAPVEAVWDVVQRAEQLPAWLAGVRAAEVLSGEGFGRRQLVQAGRGAAHEAEVIAYQEPTLIGWRERAKGAGARAEARTEIYVQLTPDEEEGGTVVRLIVVRWPAGPVKAALLRLGLRRVGADLEDSLARLTDLAAVG; from the coding sequence ATGATCCTCGTGGAGCGCAGTGCGCACGTGATGGCGCCGGTGGAAGCGGTCTGGGACGTCGTCCAACGGGCCGAGCAGTTGCCGGCCTGGCTGGCGGGGGTCCGCGCGGCCGAGGTCCTCTCCGGGGAGGGGTTCGGCCGGCGACAACTGGTCCAGGCCGGGCGCGGTGCGGCGCACGAGGCCGAGGTGATCGCCTACCAGGAGCCGACCCTGATCGGGTGGCGCGAGCGGGCCAAGGGCGCCGGTGCCCGGGCCGAGGCGCGCACCGAGATCTACGTACAGCTGACCCCGGACGAGGAGGAGGGCGGGACGGTCGTGCGGCTCATCGTCGTACGGTGGCCCGCCGGGCCGGTCAAGGCCGCCCTGCTCCGGCTCGGCCTACGTCGGGTCGGCGCCGATCTGGAGGACTCGCTGGCCCGGCTGACCGACCTGGCCGCCGTCGGCTGA
- a CDS encoding PadR family transcriptional regulator, with product MLELAILGFLGEGPLHGYELKARIARLAGYARPVSDGSLYPAINRLERAGLVSRQREPGAAAAPRHTLSLTDTGRAELRRRLREPAELDVTDQNRFFTLLAFLGQLADPAAQAAVLARRLAFLDQPASFFHTGERPQRAAEQEDLFRRGMLVMAREISRAERSWLRAAIAELGAG from the coding sequence ATGCTGGAGTTGGCGATCCTGGGCTTCCTGGGCGAGGGCCCGCTGCACGGCTACGAGCTGAAGGCCCGCATCGCGCGCCTGGCCGGCTACGCCCGGCCGGTGAGCGACGGCAGCCTCTATCCGGCCATCAATCGCCTGGAGCGGGCCGGCCTGGTCAGCCGGCAACGCGAGCCGGGCGCCGCCGCGGCGCCCCGGCACACCCTCTCGCTCACCGACACCGGCCGGGCGGAGCTGCGACGGCGACTGCGCGAGCCGGCCGAGCTGGACGTCACGGACCAGAACCGGTTCTTCACGCTGCTCGCCTTCCTGGGTCAGCTCGCCGACCCGGCGGCGCAGGCGGCGGTGCTGGCCCGCCGGCTGGCCTTCCTCGACCAGCCTGCCAGCTTCTTCCACACCGGGGAGCGGCCGCAGCGGGCCGCCGAGCAGGAGGACCTCTTCCGGCGCGGAATGTTGGTGATGGCCCGCGAGATCAGCCGGGCCGAGCGCTCCTGGCTGCGGGCCGCGATCGCCGAACTGGGAGCCGGCTGA
- a CDS encoding alpha/beta fold hydrolase, with protein MRIEGHGGTGLNVVDFGGDGPGILLLHGLTGRAANWTATARWLTRYGRVVGYDARGHGHSDRPDGPYDRPAYVADAVAVIEALDLAPALVIGHSMGGLTAWQLAGARPDLVGGVVIADMSPVTPPDLVDRWRRWLADWPVPFRTLADVRDYFGAERRTEGESFVEVMAGGPDGWRPLTRPEHLLASLLHWADRDHRPELAAVGCPALVVAGAESDQPVARQREMAELLPDGRFALVPDAGHVLHYDNPAGWRAAVEPFVAELTPAPAAA; from the coding sequence ATGCGGATCGAGGGACACGGCGGGACCGGGCTCAACGTGGTCGACTTCGGTGGCGACGGCCCCGGCATCCTGCTGCTGCACGGGCTCACCGGGCGGGCCGCGAACTGGACCGCCACCGCCCGCTGGCTCACCCGGTACGGCCGGGTCGTCGGCTACGACGCACGCGGGCACGGCCACAGCGACAGGCCGGACGGCCCTTACGACCGTCCGGCGTACGTCGCTGATGCAGTCGCCGTGATCGAGGCGCTGGACCTGGCCCCCGCGCTGGTGATCGGGCACTCGATGGGCGGGCTCACCGCCTGGCAGCTCGCCGGCGCCCGGCCCGACCTGGTCGGGGGCGTGGTGATCGCCGACATGAGCCCGGTGACCCCGCCCGACCTGGTCGACCGGTGGCGGCGCTGGCTGGCCGACTGGCCAGTACCGTTCCGGACGCTGGCCGACGTGCGCGACTACTTCGGGGCCGAGCGGCGCACCGAGGGGGAGTCCTTCGTGGAGGTGATGGCCGGCGGGCCGGACGGCTGGCGGCCGCTGACCCGGCCCGAGCACCTGCTGGCCTCCCTGCTGCACTGGGCGGACCGCGACCACCGGCCCGAACTCGCCGCGGTGGGCTGTCCCGCCCTCGTGGTCGCCGGGGCGGAGAGCGACCAGCCCGTCGCGCGGCAGCGGGAGATGGCCGAGCTGCTGCCCGACGGCCGGTTCGCGCTCGTCCCCGACGCCGGCCACGTCCTGCACTACGACAACCCGGCGGGCTGGCGGGCCGCCGTCGAGCCGTTCGTCGCCGAGCTGACCCCGGCCCCCGCGGCGGCCTAG
- the aceE gene encoding pyruvate dehydrogenase (acetyl-transferring), homodimeric type: protein MATERKRPVITAGLPSQLPDIDPEETSEWVESLDGVIDERGTKRARYVMLRLLERARERQVGVPSLTTTDYINSIPPEREPWFPGDEHIERRLRAYIRWNAAMLVHRAQRPEIGVGGHISTFASSASLYEVGFNHFFRGKDHPGGGDHIFYQGHASPGMYARAFLEGRLNADQLDGFRQELSHPRGGLPSYPHPRLMSDFWEFPTVSMGLGPMNAIYQARFNRYLHHRGIKDTSQQHVWAFLGDGEMDEVESLGAIGVAAREELDNLTFVINCNLQRLDGPVRGNGKVMQELEAFFRGAGWNVIKVVWGREWDPLLAADTDGALVNLMNTTPDGDYQTYKAESGAYVREHFFGRDPRTRKMVEHLSDDEIWNLKRGGHDYRKLYAAYKAAMEHTGQPTVILAKTIKGWTLGSHFEARNATHQMKKLTLEDLKLFRDRLYLDIPDKQLEDNPYLPPYFHPGEKSEEIEYLHERRKQLGGYLPTRRTTGKTLQIPGAERFSDVKRGSGKQKVATTMAFVRLLKDLMKDKEFGKRWVPIIPDEARTFGMDSLFPTAKIYSPHGQRYTSVDRELFLSYKEATTGQILHEGINEAGSVASFTAAGTSYATHDEPMIPLYIFYSMFGFQRTGDGLWAAADQMARGFLLGATAGRTTLNGEGLQHEDGHSLLLAATNPAVAAYDPAFAFEISHIVENGLHRMYGEAQENIFYYLTVYNEPIFQPAEPEGVDVEGILKGIYRYSPAPKVDGDAPKANVLASGAGMQWALKAQKLLAEDWGVAADVWSVTSWTELRRDAVECEEHNLLNPGGEQRVPYIQRKLADADGPKVAVSDWMRAVPDLIARWVPGDYTSLGTDGFGMSDTRHALRRHFHVDAESVAVATLRQLALRGAVPAHVPAEAAKKYALDDVNAAPVGETGGDS, encoded by the coding sequence GTGGCTACGGAACGCAAGCGCCCGGTGATCACCGCTGGTCTACCGAGCCAGCTTCCGGACATCGACCCTGAAGAGACCAGCGAATGGGTCGAGTCGCTTGACGGTGTCATCGACGAGCGCGGAACCAAGCGCGCCCGGTACGTCATGCTGCGCCTGCTGGAGCGGGCCCGTGAGCGCCAGGTCGGGGTGCCGTCCCTGACCACCACCGACTACATCAACTCCATCCCCCCGGAGCGCGAGCCGTGGTTCCCGGGTGACGAGCACATCGAGCGGCGGCTCCGGGCGTACATCCGGTGGAACGCCGCCATGCTGGTGCACCGGGCGCAGCGCCCGGAGATCGGCGTGGGCGGCCACATCTCCACCTTCGCCAGCTCCGCGTCGCTCTACGAGGTGGGCTTCAACCACTTCTTCCGGGGCAAGGACCACCCGGGCGGCGGCGACCACATCTTCTACCAGGGCCACGCCTCCCCCGGCATGTACGCGCGGGCCTTCCTGGAGGGGCGGCTCAACGCCGACCAGCTCGACGGCTTCCGGCAGGAGCTGTCGCACCCGCGCGGCGGGCTGCCGTCATACCCGCACCCGCGGCTGATGTCGGACTTCTGGGAGTTCCCCACCGTCTCGATGGGCCTCGGGCCGATGAACGCGATCTACCAGGCCCGGTTCAACCGCTACCTGCACCACCGGGGCATCAAGGACACCTCCCAGCAGCACGTCTGGGCCTTCCTGGGCGACGGCGAGATGGACGAGGTCGAGTCGCTCGGCGCGATCGGCGTGGCCGCCCGCGAGGAGCTGGACAACCTCACCTTCGTGATCAACTGCAACCTGCAGCGGCTGGACGGCCCGGTCCGCGGCAACGGCAAGGTCATGCAGGAGCTGGAGGCCTTCTTCCGGGGCGCCGGCTGGAACGTGATCAAGGTGGTCTGGGGCCGGGAGTGGGACCCGCTGCTCGCGGCGGACACCGACGGCGCGCTGGTCAACCTGATGAACACCACGCCCGACGGTGACTACCAGACCTACAAGGCGGAGTCCGGGGCGTACGTGCGGGAGCACTTCTTCGGCCGCGACCCGCGGACCCGCAAGATGGTCGAGCACCTCAGCGACGACGAGATCTGGAACCTCAAGCGGGGTGGCCACGACTACCGGAAGCTCTACGCGGCCTACAAGGCGGCGATGGAGCACACCGGCCAGCCGACGGTGATCCTGGCCAAGACCATCAAGGGCTGGACGCTGGGCTCGCACTTCGAGGCCCGCAACGCCACCCACCAGATGAAGAAGCTGACGCTGGAGGACCTCAAGCTCTTCCGCGACCGGCTCTACCTCGACATCCCGGACAAGCAGCTGGAGGACAACCCGTACCTCCCGCCGTACTTCCACCCGGGCGAGAAGTCCGAGGAGATCGAGTATCTGCACGAGCGGCGCAAGCAGCTCGGCGGCTACCTGCCGACCCGGCGGACCACCGGTAAGACGCTGCAGATCCCGGGCGCCGAGCGGTTCTCCGACGTCAAGCGCGGCTCGGGCAAGCAGAAGGTGGCCACCACCATGGCCTTCGTCCGCCTGCTCAAGGACCTGATGAAGGACAAGGAGTTCGGCAAGCGCTGGGTGCCGATCATCCCGGACGAGGCCCGCACCTTCGGCATGGACTCGCTCTTCCCGACGGCGAAGATCTACTCGCCGCACGGCCAGCGGTACACCTCGGTGGACCGGGAGCTGTTCCTGTCCTACAAGGAGGCCACCACCGGCCAGATCCTGCACGAGGGGATCAACGAGGCCGGCTCGGTCGCCTCGTTCACCGCGGCCGGCACGTCGTACGCCACGCACGACGAGCCGATGATCCCGCTCTACATCTTCTACTCGATGTTCGGGTTCCAGCGCACCGGCGACGGGCTCTGGGCCGCGGCCGACCAGATGGCGCGGGGTTTCCTGCTCGGCGCGACCGCCGGCCGGACCACGCTCAACGGTGAGGGCCTCCAGCACGAGGACGGCCACTCGCTGCTGCTCGCCGCCACCAACCCGGCGGTGGCCGCCTACGACCCGGCGTTCGCGTTCGAGATCTCGCACATCGTGGAGAACGGCCTGCACCGGATGTACGGCGAGGCGCAGGAGAACATCTTCTACTACCTCACCGTCTACAACGAGCCGATCTTCCAGCCGGCCGAGCCGGAGGGCGTGGACGTCGAGGGCATCCTCAAGGGCATCTACCGCTACTCGCCGGCGCCCAAGGTGGACGGCGACGCGCCGAAGGCGAACGTCCTCGCCTCCGGCGCGGGCATGCAGTGGGCGCTCAAGGCGCAGAAGCTGCTCGCCGAGGACTGGGGGGTGGCCGCCGACGTCTGGTCGGTGACCTCCTGGACCGAGCTGCGCCGGGACGCGGTGGAGTGCGAGGAGCACAATCTGCTCAACCCGGGCGGCGAGCAGCGGGTCCCGTACATCCAGCGGAAGCTGGCCGACGCCGACGGGCCGAAGGTCGCGGTCAGCGACTGGATGCGCGCGGTACCGGACCTGATCGCCCGCTGGGTGCCCGGCGACTACACCTCGCTCGGCACCGACGGCTTCGGCATGTCGGACACCCGGCACGCGCTGCGCCGGCACTTCCACGTCGACGCCGAGTCGGTGGCGGTCGCGACGCTGCGTCAGCTCGCCCTGCGCGGCGCGGTGCCGGCCCACGTGCCGGCCGAGGCCGCCAAGAAGTACGCGCTGGACGACGTCAACGCGGCCCCGGTCGGCGAGACCGGCGGCGACAGCTGA
- a CDS encoding YjbQ family protein yields MRSEVISVQTGSRPTVRDITSEAERFVSGQGDGLLHVFVPHATAGLAILETGSGSDDDLLRAIDDLLPADDRWRHRHGSPGHGRDHVLPAFVPPYATLPVLGGRLQLGTWQSLCLVDTNGDNPTRKVRLSFLPG; encoded by the coding sequence ATGCGCAGCGAGGTGATCAGCGTCCAGACCGGGTCCCGGCCGACCGTCCGGGACATCACCAGCGAGGCCGAGCGGTTCGTCTCCGGCCAGGGCGACGGGCTGCTGCACGTCTTCGTGCCGCACGCCACCGCCGGGCTGGCGATCCTCGAGACCGGCTCCGGCTCGGACGACGACCTGCTGCGGGCGATCGACGACCTGCTGCCGGCCGACGACCGGTGGCGGCACCGGCATGGCTCGCCCGGCCACGGGCGGGACCACGTGCTACCCGCCTTCGTGCCGCCGTACGCGACCCTGCCGGTGCTCGGCGGCCGCCTCCAGCTCGGCACCTGGCAGTCGCTCTGCCTGGTCGACACCAACGGCGACAACCCCACCCGGAAGGTCCGCCTCTCCTTCCTCCCCGGCTGA